AGAATTTCCCAggaaatatgtatcaacgagtagttctagtgttttctcactagacattgtccatacattctctgacttctgaatattccccaccataataggtttcgaggacagaatcttccttagcctagaggccttagatgcatcctccacggagctgcagaattcaagatttgttctaagcctttctcagctcggccttatattttcttagctcagccttaaagttgtcccaatcgtgtggtgctcttgtggctttcgctctgttgaagagttttctgcagtccttctatggaccaaccagctctgggtccattatggcggtcgctgtttgccccttggcaaagctaaagtaacagctgataactgacagaagaaagaatgcagttacagagtcacaagccgttgaaaaaatttctcaacgccgactatattactactatattaccgacaattactttttgggcaacccaatatatccacaTTGTAGATCAGAATAAAGAAATTCCTTATAGAAcgaaaatatgaatatcaattAGAATATTTAATTAGTTTCAAGCtttgttttaaaatgttttaatattagtaaAATACTTATTTTCACTTAAACATCTATATACTGTTAAGTACACATGTCCCTCAGACACGTTTCTTTAGTCCAACATTTATGCCGGTCTCAGAACGAAGAATCAAATTCATCACAGGCTTAACTTCTGCCCCCAAAGGCAACAACTCGAAATAACTGATCATCTTGATGATGGTGCATTTCATTTCCAAAAGGGCAAATTTTTGGCCAATACAGTTGCGTGAGCCCGCACTAAAGGGGACATAGGCGAAGGGATTAATTTTGGCAGCCGTTTCAGAATTCGCGTCAAATCGTTCAGGTATAACATCATCAGGTTGTGAAAAGTAATCAGGGTCACGACAGGCAGCATAGATAAGTAATGACAAATTAGTGTTGGCAGGGATAGTCATGCCATCTAAAAATGAAAGAATGAATCAGTTGTTACTAAGTGATGTTGGTTTTCCTCTTCCAAACGTACTCAGCTCTATATCCTGTTCTGTAAGACGTCCAATTATGGGCACCGGAGGATATAAACGCAAACTCTCCTTTACCACACAATCCAAATACTTGAGCTCCTGCAATTGTTGCATTGTTATCGCTGTTTCCTTATCCTTGCCAATTACTTCGTGTATTTCCTGCAAGACTTTCTTTTGCACTTCAGGATGTCGTGCCAACAAATACAAGGTGTGGGATATGCCACTGGTGGTGGTATCGTGGCCCTCAAACATAAAGGTATCAACTTCTTCGCGAATATCTTCATTGCTCAAAGCTTGGCCATCCACTGTAGACTGCAGCAGGACATCAAGAAATGCCAAACGTTTCTTAATACCAAACTCATTGGTAGCATTGGCTGCAAAGTGTTTTGGAAAGTTAATAAAGTCAATTTATTACATAGTTGTTCCTTCACTTACTCCCTGGCTGGTAGGTGCCTTCCTCAATGGATTTTTGTAAAGCATCACGCCTTTCCTCTATGACTTTATCGGTGAAATCATGCATTACCTTTAAGCATTTATTCATGTGACGATAACTTTTATTGGACACTATGCGAAAATACCAATCAAAACGATCGAAGGGCTTCATAAGACGTGCAGCCATAATGGTGGCACAGCTAAATGGTGAAAAGAAAGGAACGGTTTTAATTCGTTAGATATGCAAAGGTTCaattaaaattctttatattgttGGGACATTGAATCTATTCTTCTGAATAAAATATCTACACTTTTGAATATAATGTAAGGatataactatatataaatGGATTTGTTTAATGAGGTGTAGCATTCTTCATTATTAGTTGGAATGTTTTATTTGCCTATATCTGGCGAATTCGCTAGCTTGTAGACAAATACTTTACACGTTAATGTTGACTAATAGTTAGAGCCTAAGGTCCCGCAGCTTGTGTTAACTTACTTTACAACAGCTAACTGGTAATTCAGGAAATTCCCGATcaattcttgagtccctagtaGCGTCAATTTTTTCTGAgatcttgctaaaatttggtacataaagCACACATCTTCAACAACTACATTTAATTCCGCCCAGATAGGTTCAATTGATGTATTCCTCATTTAAGTCTTCGCGCGGTTTAACTAATTATGAACATAGAAGTGTCAATCATTACACAATTTAGTTTCTCCAGATATTGCTAAtttgaaaatcaaatgaaaattaaccTCGACAAAAAGTGTGTTTAGTCAGTTTTCATTATATGCGACTAAATCAGTTCAAGTGTGCTTTAATTTCAATACCTAAGTGTTGACATCTGTTAGCCATAACAGCGCGGAATCTCATAGGAATCGATCAAATGTTTCGTCGCTTATCCACAtgaatgctgaagaagaaaaatagcttcccgctttcaagtactctgggagaaccaagccagccattccGCAATacagactccagacagtgtttTACGGAGGTACACAacgtcggaacaggaacgaaggaagcgcttATGGCCCTTGAgttttcatggaggactgtggcTTCCAAAAAGAGGCCACATCCATCACGAAAAGGGAAGATGGTCgatgagaatggtaaggagccgccctcttacaccAGGGTGtacaaggaagcacaacagaaatgagatgacttatgcagtcattcatatcggcagtgcatccggtaggattccaccaaatCATCTGTTTCaggtggaggatctggttaacgagcggatcTGTAGAAGGTCCACCCatgcaaatgatgagctgcgagtatagaggggacatctttacgctgcgttttcaAACggtggaatgtattgataccatcaAACAGCTTGTCAGAGGTACCCACGCTCCTTGGGAGggtgcaaagctcgacctggtgagaaagatggacatcccccagctcaaaaaggcgacggtcttcatcaagggaagTGGCAGTTAATTTGCGACAAGCAAACCCAAAGTTTGGTCACAgtgaagtgggaggtcttccacagagaggagaaggaggaaggaactctccttgtcgttggcattgatcaagtctcggacgaatttggctaagactaatggcgtggcgcactacgggagcaaggctgtctttttctagattaggaagactaggataggcagaaatcctcatattgagacatcaggtgGCAGTTGACTCAATACCACCCAACGAACATggggctgacgacgagacaatcaccgcctTTCTCAATATTGgcaagactaggataagcaaagattctaatactaaaatatcaggcagtgcagtggcgagagacccaactcAGCCTAATAAACatggacccgacgacggacccatcaccgacatcagattcggaagactaggattggtgaagatcctaatattgaaagattgggcagcgcagcgacaagaGTCTCTAttcagcctaacgaacaggaagcctacgatggtaccatcaccttctcccaagaagcccattttctTAGGATGTGGAAGAcgaagataggcaaagatcctagtattgaaacatcagtgACAAGAAAGTCAATttagtctaaagaacagggagcagacgatgagatcatcacctactcacaagatgcccatttactagaggaccaatgattgaggtaatccagataaacctccactggAGCGAGACTGTTACACACGCTTTGAtaaagaaaatcagcaagggcaagattaatattgccttaattcagaagccatggacgacccggaacaaagtttctggactgaaccatattaactttcaattattctatgctaacactggtacacggccgaggacctgcgttatttgtcataaaacttttgattatatattttccccagatttGCCAACgttggatgcaacagtggtgagacagggagacggtggagcatacctggcatcactttatctgcctttcggaTCTCCCACACCGCCACCcaagtcggagctgcaacgtctggtgaggaaagcaaaacagacaggaaacatGGTACTAacagggtgcgatgcgaactctcatcaCATTTCGGGGGGTAGTTCCAACACTGATTAGCGGGGCCAagtcctggcagagttcttgaaacCTAACGACTTAATAACacctaatattggtaacaccgtaAGGAgcaggtattagatgtgacgatgtgttcggaaaatctaatcgacgagtgtcaggattggagggtttccatggaacactctttctctgatcatcgctacattgggtttagaatagcacggccagcgccgaatccgataagattccgtaataagttgaaaaccaactggacaaaatttggaaggctactcaggagaagacttgggcaagataatttagtcCAAGTTCGGTTCAAGCATCAAAGACATtgacaaaaatgtcaacaggattacgactgcactggtggggtccttcgaagaaaGTTGTCCtattcgggaaaggaaataagcccaagaaaaaccctggatgaccgaggagattcgaaatattggaaaagagCTCCGcaaagcacgtcgtaaaaagcgaAATATTATTGGCTCAAAGAATGCGATAAGAttgccagagcggcaaaacgtgcctcttgaaagcttttctgcgaacaggtcgatagcgttagtCATAatgtttctctcaaaaccccatgtccaaactgaaacttaagTATACGATATGGGAATGAGAGCAAAAACAACGGAggatatgttgaggcttttaatgaaaatccattttccacaggatacgacgggattcacggagacaccggaatcttggaataatgatgttgatcgaatgTTTATGggtatctaaaaataagccgaacttaaatttaaattttgaaattttttttgttgttttccatATTTCGTACGCCTTTGCATGTTCACACTTACTCTGTCACCGCCTTGGCATAGGGGAATTCTGGATGTTCCTGGGCATTGATCTTTACACCCATTGCGGTTTCGGCAATGATATCCAAAGCGGTTAAGCACACTTCCGGAAAGAGATTCACCACAGTTTTACCATCGGCCTTCTTCATTAAACGCTTAACCATAATGCGACTTTGTTGATCGAATATTTCCACAAATTCTTCCAAAATTGTAAAATGAAATGTTGGAGTAATGATGCGGCGCCTTGCAAACCATTTGGATCCTGAACTCAAGAGCAAGCCTTGACCAAGCCAACATTGTAAAACTGAATAGACACCATTTTTAGTAATAACTTGTTGACTCTTAAATACGGCCTCAAAAAACTCGGGGTCTTGTATGAACAGCACACAGTCATTAACCATCCACAAGCGATATAATTTGCCGTAGGTTTGACTTAAACGTTTGAATAAACTAAAAATAGCTTTAaaatatttcagacaaattaaatttaaatgtgaATTGTGAAAGTTTGTACTTACTGGCTGAGTTATTGCCCACAAAGAGTTGAATGTTACCAAAAATTGGCCATGGTGAGGGTCCCGGTACTCCAGCATTCTGCAACATGCGATGTCTTCTGCGTTTGTACAGAGTATCGCAGACTattaaaatggttaaaaaaccCCATAGAAGTTCCAGCAACATTTCATGAgaataccaaaaataaaataatcgaCCGCCGATACAAACTCAAACACTTGAAATTAACAACTAATCTAAGTTGCTCGAAATTTTAAGCTCTGAGCTTGTTATTTGTTTAGTTTGGTTCTCTTATCTCTTCGCACAACAATTGATATGTTGAGATTGTTGAAATTGGCTTTGCCGTCTGTTGTTGGCCAGACCTGAATATAATTTTGATAGTGCAATGTCCAAAATTATGAAAGTCATAGTTCGCATGCATTTTCACAGTGTTACGGTTGAGGGGAAGAACTTGAAGAGTCGATCGTAATGCCGATTTTATGTTATCTTACTTTTTGTTAAAGCTAATATCAGACAAATAATAGCTACAAATGTTtctatacactccaccataccgtccaaatcggcctCAGAATGTGAGCCAACCATTGTTAGTAACCTGACGCATTATATAGTGGataatcttttatacccttcaccatggatagcaATTGTCCATATATTCCCgggtttctctttataggcagtaATCAGAAAGTAACAATGGAAGGTAAAAACATGGAATAATTGCTTCCTGGAAGTGTTTAAGAAGTCTAAAAGAATAATCGATTTGTAAGGCAGTtcaatcaggttatgaatctgTAAGGACTATATTTGGTATGGATATTGGAGTTCATAGGAGAAATCATCGTGCAAGATGTTTGCCAACTTGGAGTAAGAATTGTTTGTTCatattgcaagcggctagctttacttgttCGATAGTTGGCGTTCTttcgatagatggacagacaagcAGATGGGCATTGCTAGCTCAACTTAACCCATTAACCCTGAATGGgtggaaaaatacccaagaatagagctgtttAGAAAAGTTCCTGCTCGAGTAAGGAAAGTTGTGTCCTAATGCAAtgtggattggcgtaaagtggaatTAAAGGAATTTTTCCCGCCATATAAGGTAatgttttgaagaaaattggATCGTAGAAAGTCAGCATTTTTTTATagcttaaaattcaaaaattttctcaaaatttttgagAGTGAGACTTCTGGAAATCGTTTTAGTGTTTTGTTGCATTTAAGGGTTTCTATCCATACAATAGGCAACGGATATAAGAaagttcaaacaagtaaaagcgggctaagttcggccgggccgaattttattgtattgggttgcccaaaaagtaattgcggattttttaaaagaaagtaaatgcatttttaataaaacttagaatgaactttaatcaaatatacattttttacactttttttctaacgcaagctaaaagtaacagctgataactgacagaagaaagcatgtaattacagagtcacaaggtgtgaaaaatttgtcaacgccgactatatgaaaaatccgcaattactttttgggcaaccaatatataccctccattatggatcgcatttgtcaagttctttgaatgacttttttacaCATCCAGAGGCCCAAAAATCAaaatggaagatcggtttatatgacagctatatcgggttatagaccgatttagaccaaacttagaacagttgttggaagtcataccaaaacgctatatatatgtaaaatttcatgtaaatgtaAATCGGGAGAGCGGTATATATGGCGGGTATATCAGAacgtggactgatttagaccatactttctTTTGTTTCTTGGAATAATGTTTTAGTTTTCCGTATGCGGGCTACTGGCCCAGCacccccaaccgcatgggttatgTGGGAACCGCTTGTTCAAGATTCGACGCCCGCTTCCAGCAGCCCCTAACCATTGGtagcaccttgaaatattgatttgaaacCATATAAAGCACGAGTATATTGATCGTTTTTGAAATTATAagtctggccatgtccgtcggtaCGCCGATCCGTCCATGCATGCGTGTCCGTCAAATGGGcataatcggttcatatttggatatagcttccatttgaaATGGTCCCTCGATTTGACACTTTGAACCCCTAGAAACCTCATtgattatcctatttggctaagTGTTTAGTTAAGACTATTCTAATGtagatattttcctttttttcagcATTCCTCTCTACACTTTTTCGATACAAATTTGGGTCAGGTAAGTCATGGCAATATCTTAAAGTATATTCTTTTATCCTAGgaagtaaatttaaatttaaatttattctactaacatcgttttgttttatttcttttgtatGTGTTCGATAATGGAACTTCTATGAATTTTATTGAACAATTTATAGTTATTTTGCCACAccccatcttcttatatataaacaagaagtcaagatcccagatcggtttatatgacagctatatcaagttatgaaccgatttgaaccatacttggcacagtggttggatatcataacaaaacacgtcgtgccaaaattcattccaatcgtatgagaattgcgcactctaaagtctcaagaagttaagacccaagatcggtttatatgacagctatatcaggtaatggaccgatttgaaccatacttggcacagtggttggatatcataacaaaacacgtcgtgcgaaatttcattccaatcggataagaattgcgcactctggaggctcaagaagtcaagacccaagatcggtttatttggcagctatatcaggttatggaccgatttgaaccatacttggcacagttgttggatatcataacaaaacacgtagtgcagaatttcattccaatcggataagaattgcgccctctagaggctcaagaagtcaagacccaagatcggtttatatgacagctatatcaggttatggaccgatttgaaccatacttggcacagttgttggatatcataacaaaacacgtagtgcaaaatttcattccattcggttaagaattgcgcactctagaggctcaaaaagtcaagacccaagatcggtttatatggcagctatatcaaaacatggactgatatggcccatttacaataccaaccgaccgacactaataagaagtatttgtgcaaaatttcaagcggctagcttaactccttcggaagttagcgtgctttcgacagacagacggacggaaggacagacatggctagatcgacataaaatgtcacgacgatcaagaatatatatgctttatggggtctcagacgaatatttcgagtagttacaaaca
The genomic region above belongs to Stomoxys calcitrans chromosome 5, idStoCalc2.1, whole genome shotgun sequence and contains:
- the LOC106093965 gene encoding probable cytochrome P450 4d14; amino-acid sequence: MLLELLWGFLTILIVCDTLYKRRRHRMLQNAGVPGPSPWPIFGNIQLFVGNNSATIFSLFKRLSQTYGKLYRLWMVNDCVLFIQDPEFFEAVFKSQQVITKNGVYSVLQCWLGQGLLLSSGSKWFARRRIITPTFHFTILEEFVEIFDQQSRIMVKRLMKKADGKTVVNLFPEVCLTALDIIAETAMGVKINAQEHPEFPYAKAVTDCATIMAARLMKPFDRFDWYFRIVSNKSYRHMNKCLKVMHDFTDKVIEERRDALQKSIEEGTYQPGTNATNEFGIKKRLAFLDVLLQSTVDGQALSNEDIREEVDTFMFEGHDTTTSGISHTLYLLARHPEVQKKVLQEIHEVIGKDKETAITMQQLQELKYLDCVVKESLRLYPPVPIIGRLTEQDIELNGMTIPANTNLSLLIYAACRDPDYFSQPDDVIPERFDANSETAAKINPFAYVPFSAGSRNCIGQKFALLEMKCTIIKMISYFELLPLGAEVKPVMNLILRSETGINVGLKKRV